attaTGTTTCTAAccattatgtttaaataataattagataatagatgcttaaaaaataataataaataattcttattattatgttaaaaatactaatcataataatgaaatataaaatcaaaatatacggtattaaaaccattcatttgctaatttttttgttcattgttcatatggtaacggtttaccggaaattttcgTTCTCAACATTATGGCTCTTcataccacacatttaataaaaaatataataattcacatTTAGTAACCTTGAAAGCAAATTCAacctaataaatgtttttatgtcatgctctaaggcatcatgacaagattaccaaattttaccccatttacagaattttatcccttcttataaaaatatattttactattactttCACGAAACTCAAGTTATTTGGGGTTCCTAAATGAGCGGaaacatagtaaattttataatattttgctagTTTTGATCATTGTTTCTCAGTGCTTAactctttagtttttaattttaaaaaaattaaattttttgaaattttttgaagtaaccTAATTGCCTCACTCATTCTTGATGTAATTTCCAAAACAATATAACtttcaaattgtatttaaattaatactaagCTCTAAAGCATCTCagctctaaaaatatatattatgtgtCTATGATAGTTAACTAAACACGCTATTATTAATCTGCTTTACAAAGTAAGAGCATCAAATCATTAttaatacgaagaaaaaaactaaatacctATTAACtcacacaaatttaaattttttatgcatttaaatatgtgtTACAAAAATTTAGCTTATAAAAGTTTCATATATCTAATAAAGCATTTAATACTTCTTGAGTTTTCTAAAGGAAAACTAGAAAGAGAAAATAACTCACTCTAAAAACCATGTCAAGCTCAAAATAAGGAACTAGTGTACCGTCTTATCTTCCTTGCCTGATGCCTGGTTCAACaggttatgatatttttttaccaaaagacCATCGTTttatataccttttaaaaaaataaaatatcatcaaaaaattgttttgcaacATCCAGATCATTTCAATGCAGGATGCCCCCTCGGAAAAATCGCCGTCTATTTTATTTGGCAGTGCCCTACGGCGTGAAATAAAGAAAGGATGGTATAAGAATGTAAGAGGCTATCTTCACACTCTCGatgagcaatttttttgtttcgttttaccGGCAATGTCAGATTCTAAAAGGGTCAATGCCAAATATCATCCAAAAAGATGAAACCAAGAACTATAAAAATGAGATCAATTACAAGGGCGCGTCTGTAGAAAgtggtagaaattttttattgggtTTCACAAGTCTCTTAGTTGATTTTCTTTGTTTCCAGTCAtgtattgagaagaaaaaatttcaatgaattatcCTAATGTGGAGCAATTTTATTGACAGGTATTAATTGTTTCGATTAGTGTTCTTTGATGACCCTCAGTTTATGTGCTGCAAAGAATGTGGCGAGAATAGGAATTGGAGTTGAACTGAATATGGgatttacacatttaaaaacttactttagaGTAAATTTTGGTCTTATAGATGCATAATTGCAAGTAATTTTTGCACATAGTATTTgtaaattgttacatttttctttcaattcagttcgaaaaaaataatatcaaaaattattttttttgttgcttttatttacttttattgaattttactgttttttttctaaatttttcttagaaaaaccatctaaatttaaaaataaataataatatttccacaacttatacttaaaataattattttaaatttcataaatatttaaagtaatgaagATTCATGAAAGCTTATCTGTAATTAAGggtaatttaaattcattttaaaataattaataattagacaCTAAGACAATGGACTATTTAGCAATAGATAAATAGTCCATTGAATCTAATTAAGAATtcttaattaagaaaagtattttaaaattaagacactaatagttacattaaatttcaaatatatatatatatacacagtccagtcacattaatgtgaccacctgTCAAAATCCAGAATAACCACCTTTGGCAGAGCGAACCGCTACGACACGTGCAGGAAGAGAGTCAGTTAGGTTTCTGAAAGTGTTCACTGGGATGTTGAGCCATGCCGACTCCAGTACCGTGGCCAGCTGCGCTAAATTGCGCGGTTGAGGATCCATGGCGCGAACAACCCGATCGAGGTGGTTCCACAGATTCTCGATTGGGTTTAAATCCGGTGAGTTTGCTGGCCAGGGGAGTACGGTAAATTCATCCTGGTGTTCTTCGAACCACGCACATGCACTGCGAGCTGTATGACACCTCGCATTGTCCTGGTGGTAGATGCCATCATTCTGAGGAAAAATCATTTGCATGTAGGGGTGGACGTGGTCCGCAAGGACAGATACGTACTTGTACTGATCCATAGTGCCTTCCACAATGATAAGTGCACCCAATGAATGCTTGGAAAACATTCCCCAAACCATAACGCTCCCTCTTCCAGCCTGCAGCCTTCCGGCAATTGTTGCAGGGTGTTTGCTTTCAGACGTTTCACTCCGTATACGCCAACGTCCACCTGTCCCATGGAGCTAAAATGTGATTAATCGGAAAAAGCCACCTGTTATCACTCTGTGGACGTCCAGTTGCGGTACTGGCGTGCAAATTCCAGCCTTCGTCACCGATGAACAGCAGTCAGCATGGGTGCATTAACCAGGCGTCTGCTGCGGAGGCCCATGCGCAGCAGCGTTCGCTGAACAGTTGTTGAGGATACACTCTTGGTAGCCCCTTGGTTCATCTGGACGGTCAGTTGCTCAACAGTTGCACGTNcttaacaagtttttaaatatggcCCGAAAGCCAATAATCATGCCCTTTTGGACGTCGGATAAATCGCTACGTTTTTGCATTGCGCCAACGACTAAAATGCTTTTCGATGCCCTACGACATCCAATATATACACTACACTGTAATGTGCTGCCACATGCACTCTGTGATTGATTATTTCACGTTGACGTCGAAAGTAGgtggtggtcacattaatgtgactggactgtgtatatatatattaataagacaatagttacattaaattttaagtgtcacaatataataaattagagCCAATGTAAAAAGGAACTTTTTCCAACACTAATTCATAAACTTCATTTACCTCAAATAGTAAAAtgacattctttttttcaaatattttctatgaatCGTTTGaccgatagaaaaaaaattataaaatactgtttGGTGAAAAAATTCTGGAGCGTCATTCGGTTTATTTtgtaagcaataaataaataacattgtttttttaatataccatGCACAAAGTCAtcaatataattcaatttagGTCATTTCAGTAATGCTTGTTTATTATTGCTTCGAAATTTCTTAATgcgctaacaataaataatttttgtcatgCAGGAGTTTTTTTCTGCCAAATAAATAACTTacacatataattaaataaaaacaatagtttttgcATTGTGTTTTTGCCAAACACCTTCGAAATAGTGTTTATTCTAGAACCCACCCTTCCTCAAACGTAATGCTTCCTAAGAGatgctttgtttaaaaaatattcaatttagttTCGTATTTGTTTATACTATTTcttcctgaaaataaataaacacaaagaTTTTGTCCacatcctttttttcttctaaattgaaTTTCGCAAGTAACAAAGAAATGATTATCGAAGTTTTTACACCTGTGCAAGTTTATGAATAACCCtgacctaaaataaaaaaagtttttaaaaatcaatggttaattttgatagatttttgaAAGTTGATTTCATgaaagcttataaaaaattctatcacgtactattgttttttataaattgaaacattttcatttttgttgcgCCCCCTATCCATTGTATATCTTCGAGAGAAAGAAACAAGTATTTCGTGCCATAAGTTTTCATAACTGAAACTGAAAACTAGCAGTTTTTAAACTAGattgtaaaagtaaattaaaaaaaactaagtttaaagaagttctttatatgcacagagaaaaaaaatttctgttaaaattatcgAACTTCAGCATGGtaataaagccatattttaatgttaattttacttaagtgcttcgataaaaattactctgTTTTTAGCATTCCCATTGAGCCTGAAACACGgtaaactttattatattttggtagttttgacaatgCTTTTTACTCAGTGAAAAGATTATAGTTTAGAGCgactcttattttttaatatcctgCAATACAAATCACCACTATTCATCattgaatatctaaatttataGTTGCGTTCATGTAAGttggctattttatttaattcgagACAAAATTTGATCCGAACTTTAAGCCAgaaattgaattattcattcttttaatttgtgattaatttttatttctctacatTCTCTTAAGAATTGGATCaagaataaacaataatatcagtttttttaatgtattattttttaaaagtgctacaATTTTAATAAGCTGGTTAGATTAAAGCATGTTTGTACTCAGGCTGAACCATATACAGttaaatgtttaagaataacTTGCACGGCAATGTATATCAACTTAGAACCTTAAGGTTATAGCAAATTTGCACTATGGTAAGACTCAAAATGGGTGTTTGAATGTGATACtaatgtacattaaaaaaattttaaaaaataagacttaaCTTACAACCCtaattaaaatagtgaaaaattcaAGCGGTTACAAACAAAAGCATGaaactcaaaaattgaaatgattcGATATAAAACTGTCAAACTGCTTTTTAACGccctgaaatattaaaacattttctcttcttaatttttaattgtttttaagataaTCAAATTTCGCTTCAACATGTTCTGTTCATAAGCCAAGAAGATATATTGCAAAAATCAGGTTAAGATGTCACACAGTGTTAGAAATTCTGGATcgaattacggtaaaaagtaccggcactcagggtgccgtTGCATTTTATACCGCAAGATCCATTTTTACCTGAACATATTGCGGAATGAAAAATCCGGcattcttgaaaataaactctcacttttgacgattctaCAATCCTTGAACtgaatttcgttaattttgagaatcatttcgtcccGAAATCACATTATTTGTGACAAAGcgtgaactctcaaatatatgacgaaaatacTGCGTTAATTCGGAATATCATCACTGTGCGTTGGAGGAGATTGATAATTGAAATGACGACACTGGAAGGAAGacaaggttttaaaaaatagaatcgCGAACCTAGCCGATCGGACTGAATGGTGATCAAGGAATTATCCTCGTACCAAAAGGATCTCGGGTTCGAATTCCACTCCCGGTCAGCCTGTATTTTATCTCTCTGTTCTACCAGTTCAACTTATTTTGTTTGGGTGGCGTTAATCCGCTGATATGCTGCCCACGATAAcgtaattatttgataattattgttGAATGATTATTGAAAATTGATGATTATTGAAAAGTTAGATATAGTAAACTCATcaagtttctttctttctttcttttttttttgcttttggaaaaaatagaataacgaaatattttattaattttgacaagATTCATTACCTCGAGGAAGTGACGGTAGCTATtttgtcactttgacgaaatttttgctcgGAGTATGTGTTAGGAAAcgatttcgtcaaaaacgaagaaagtttcgtgaaatttgagcATCTATCACagacaatttttacagtaataattgccGTAATATCACTCaataactctaattaaataaatattattgaaaaaaactatgGTATAGTATAtaacgataaaaatggatttcacggtaAGACGGATTTTAAGTATGACGCACCCAAAGTGCTGGaactttttaccttaatttgatccggaatttgtTGCAGCGCACTGTGaaagattatattaatttttagtatgcAGAATAAAGTCAGTACTGTTATTTCCAAAAACAAATGATAGCAAAACTTTAAacgttacataaaaaaatttatttttgacatttacaTTAATTCGATATTTGCGtaacacacaaaaataaataatacaaaacaaacaaaacacaCTGCTCACATTAAATACAGTTCATCATAACAAAAATTTGCTGATTTCTTCTGGGGagttgtgaaataaataaaaaaagagagtaGAGCATGGAGTTTGCAGACAAGAAATGCATCACCTCaaggaaatattttcgaaaacgGAAAAGGAAAGCATAGAGCAATAGAAGACGAAGAGCAGTACACCACCCATAAAATCCATACTTCTAAAACCTCAGAAAATCTTTATAGAGAATAAAGAAAAGGCAGGGAGAGCATGAAGGGCTAAAGACCTGTaatgatagaaatttaaattagttaataaaataatatttcttactattctagtacataaattatatattttctttctaatatttttctcttaattaatgtttattattataatgaatttaaaattattaaaaaggaaataattttacaaaaaggtattcataaaacattttttttcatatcagtCTTATGAAAATAGACAATCCATGATctctaaactaatatttaattaaataatgtgttttaatattctagcacataatttaattttttcctcttttaatacttatttattattataatgaacttaaaatgaaaaagagagataattttatgaaatactttccgctaaatatttttttatatcagtgAATGAAAATAGTCAATGCAAAAAGATAATATCGCTGCAAAAAATTCTGAtccaaattatcatttaaactaatattaaataagagttctatttatctgaaataattatgcaaaaGGAATTATTGAAGcacataaacaaaatatttatagttatatagatttttaaagcttaatctATACTGAgtttaaaatcagaatatttcataatagaaattagacagcaatatttcataaatatttaaatatattaatgtgtatgtaaatatataaataaataaatttacggTGATGACGACGTTAAGATGACAAGTGATATCCTTAAtatccattaaatttttttcaatttgatttaaaaaatatcatggttaaattaaactaaattaatctaaatatagggctcattttagcattttaaagttaaataaaattagcattgaaTATGATTTCAGGTACTGATATTATAGTTTAACTTTTCACGGGTTTTTCTAAAactgaagttatttttaatctcatttctttttaatcacattcacaaaattaaaaattaaaaacaaattcttaaagAAAGTTTAGTTCAAAGTAGACAATTACAGTTAAGAAAATCCCTCAATGAGTTACAATGCTAATTTGTCAGATTTATGCTTTCGAAACTGGTAATCAACGCACCgtattttgaatagaaaaagaaaaacaggaagacgtttattaaagtttaaaaaaatttcaaccaaaTATTATGATTTCTACTATTAGTAGTGATGTAAAATCTACCGagtctgcatttttttttaaaatatcgagaTCCATCATTACATTCAAGTGACGTCAGCTCATCACTTAACATGATTGGCTATTCAAATCAAActgggaaatttaaaaattaaaaatttaaaaaaaaaaaaaaaaaaagcataaggtGGCATTATCTCAAACTTGTACTTGTCGCTCGGACGccattttgctaattttactagcatgcatttaaattattagctaGCTATTGTTTTTCTCTTAAAGTGTACAATGACATTTGTCTAAACGCTGACATTATTTCGTGACTAATAAAAATGACCACCAGTTTCTTAAAACCTGTTAAATGACAAAAGTGAATACTTACAGAAAATATCAGGTACTTCAGCTGCCGTGAGAAACCCCTTAAGTAGTACTTAATATCGTGGGTAGTGGGGAACTCGTGGTTCGTAGTGTTCGGGTTCTGGGTAGTAATGTGGTTGAGGTGCAGAGTATGCAGGGGCTGCGTACTTGGGTGGCTCTTCAACAATTATGGGTTTGGCATCGAGTTCAACATCAGCGGGGTTTTGTGCTTCAGTTCCTGGTTCGTTAGTTTTGATCTGGGCTCTGTAACCATGCTCATCAGCGACGTATTCTACAATTCGTTCAATTCCATGGAGGtcctaaaaaattatacaaatgaaGCTTGTCTTGGAGTGTGACTTAAGAAACTTAAAGAAGTGTgacttaaagaagaaaaaaaaacaaacaaagaaaaaaaagtttttataattgacgCGTGTAGTGAATATTATGTTAAAGCACCCGAATTTTTGGAGCAATGTCACCATATTGCCCCaagagatgaaaataaattgattatcctaaacatttaaataagagAGTTTCCGATCAAAAAGATGATAATACAACTTATCCTTA
This window of the Parasteatoda tepidariorum isolate YZ-2023 chromosome 4, CAS_Ptep_4.0, whole genome shotgun sequence genome carries:
- the LOC107437968 gene encoding cuticle protein 10.9-like: MIAKVIIAAALVAVSLAQHYGYPEPAHHHEEEKYPPQPYEYGYETNDDYGTTTFRKETSDGKGKVEGSYGYKDLHGIERIVEYVADEHGYRAQIKTNEPGTEAQNPADVELDAKPIIVEEPPKYAAPAYSAPQPHYYPEPEHYEPRVPHYPRY